Within Vanessa atalanta chromosome 11, ilVanAtal1.2, whole genome shotgun sequence, the genomic segment TATTATGATTTACtctacattataaaacaaaagctttATAAACAAACGACAAACGTTTAATAGCCTTTAAACATTATCGGGACCGAGTGAACGCGTTTTAATTGGGTGGGTTGATAGGATCGCGCCTCGAGTACGATGTGGCACGCGATAAGTCTACGATACTCGATTCGTGCTcgaattttttttaagagtGAAAATTTCAATCACACCTCGGCTAGAATTAAAAAGTCGATTAGGTTAGTTCTTATGAGTGAGCAATTTAGGTATAGCgttctttataaaaaacttgGAAAACAgataaacaacaaataataattatgggaTTCTTATCATTTTATCAGTAATATATTAGTGAAGATGTTGTTTGTGTTTTTACACAAAGAGCATTCTTTGCTACTACGTCATACtacaattataacatacattttcattctttgttagtttttattaattttacttgtaaACAAATCGATTTGTGGATTTATTACTTTCAAgttattgtctttttttgtaAAGTTCTGTTCTGACTAAATGACTCCgttccacctgatggtaaatggcaGTGGAGTCCTAACGCGAAGACAGCCAGTACAGTCTAGCCGCCCTCGCCACACCAACCAGCCATAGAACCCAAGTTATAAGAGAATTCCATTTAATTCCAAGGATGAATATATACAATGCAGTATGTATATTTTCggaaatatattatctaatctttgagaaaatgtgatactcataaCATTAATACAAGTAACAAACGCAAAGTTATTACCATCTAACCTGCTAAAGGTCAGGTATCCTTTaacagtacaaaaaaaaaacaaatagtcttacatattttaattcagaTTTGCTTAGTAGTCTTAACACAACTTGGGACTGCAGTAATCGCCTAGATGTTTCTCTATCATTATAAAATCgacataatttgataattatattatatattgccctataatatatgtcaatttaagttaatcataaaaatattaatatcccgTCGCCCCTGAATGCACATTTGTCACGCACTTGTCCATGCACGGATATTGCGTGTTTAGAGAATTATATTTTGCCTGTGATCAAGTTAACTAACGAAGCTAATTAAATAATCgtgaaaagaaaaaacattatttatacaaagtaaaTCCTTACATTAAAAGTTTGCCACAACATGACCTTTTCCAAggaaaaaatatcgtaaaaaaatattttcgtaaaatGACTGTATTATGTCAATTTTACATAGTAATTAAACTGGTATTACCAAACATTGTATgctaaaattgtttgtttgtatgcagAGTAATCTCATAATTATCCAATTCTTAAAAATTGTACTGGTAGAACAGATAAGTTCTGAgtgcaatatattaatttaaactcaacggttacatacataaatatcataatcataTTACCTTACTATAATGTCTTGTACCTAACTAGTATAACTAACatcatactttaataaaattctcgGTATTGTTAAACTGCTTGTATGTCTTGTGCTGGTAATACTTAGCTCGCCCTGGTAGTAAAGCTCAGTTTAGGCAAAGTACTCTGTGTGAAATTTGTCAGAAATTAAACGTACTTTTGTATTGTcgtattattttacaagaagCCGAGTGACCAGTGTAATTATAACGAGCAGTAATAACTAAGACGCCGATTCTATGTTCAGAAGTATGTGGACAGATCGTCGACTGAACGTCGAGTAAAAAGGCTGTGTACCCTAAACCctaagatttacatattccatgcgattcgctaaGCAATCGTCTATATTTTATCATGAATTTTAACACGACTTCGCCGCCAACCTAGTTCAGAGCGTATTGTTTTCGGGAATCCCTACTGAGCACCAGAGAGACCTTGAATATGGCGAAGCCGGCGGCCGCGCACGCCGCCAGCACCACGCCGCCCAGCGTGGAGCTGCCCGTGATGCCGTCCATGTACGCCAGCAGCGCGATGCCCGTGTCGCACAGGATCGCCGCCACGATCTGCGGGCACTCCACTTTATAACGGaccattttatcatttttttcttttattttatgttagtaatttttttttaaaaagtcctttgttttttattctggTAAAATTATCACTTAGGGTTTTATTGaatgcaatattatatttaattgattgaatTAAACGAATTAATCGATGTAGATAAAACCTACTGTTTTCTTGGACGACTTCCGTTCGTCCAATGATTTTgagcttattataatatatatcttcatAATTATGACGATGGTGAAACATTTAACCTAATAAATTAATCAGATCCGAAAATGTAAACTTACCCTAACGCCAACAAACTGCTCGTGCAAAATGACCCACGAGAGCAAATAGACGCACGACACATTGGTGGCGAAGAGAGCCACGACATCGGTCGAGAGAAGTATCTTCAAAGcgtaagtatacatatatatggtcACCACCCACAGCAAGCAGAATAGACCACAGCGACTAAGAAAGCGGGCTGGTGAAATTGTTAGTTTGTTAGTTGATGAAtacgatacatatatttttattagtataattcgggctaataaagaaaaatcttataaatcgGCAAGTTCGGATTGTAAACAATTTCTGAACCAACCATCTGAAGTTATGTTCAatgaatttattacataaaacgtcaaaaaaagGACTCGTTACTCATAAACGGCTAGACAAAGGATgctttatactttattctatTAAGGTAGGTCTCATATATCGTTTTATGTACACTATATCGTTTTTTGCAAATCGAGAAAAACCATGTTTATTACACAATGAACGTATTTCACTTTTATTCTCTTTAACACTATTCaaactgatttataaaaattagcatattttttattttctattatcctcttaaaattattttgtcctCGATTTATGATCGTGAACTTTTTTCTAACCATACAGTGTGCAACAGAGATGCAAATGGGCGTGCGAGTGGGATGGAACGATGTCAGCcgctatttataaatcttttctttATTGGCACTGgttattatcataaattaaaacatagatTACTTTCTTACCAAATGTGAATCCCTTTTCCTTGAAGTCTGTGAAAGCGTCTGCGACAATGGCATTCGCTGATTTACACTTGTTGTGTATGAGCATGATGATCAGGTACAGAGGGTAGAAGAATATGAGCCAATTCGTACAAAACCATGCTGTGAAGAATGGTGCATTGTAATaatgctgaaaaaaaaaacaaagttaaaatGGTGTTATCAGGGAATATATTAGtcttaacaaataaatgttttgtaaatataaaagttcttttaatgtattaaaattttattacaatattcaataaatcGCAGTTGTCagatgtatatgtttatttgttactagCTAGACGGTGTCCTGTCTAAGctatgaatattgaaataacatatatatcaattttaacacCTTCTAGTCATAAGACTCTAAGCTTCTGTATACTACATTATACAATAATGATAAGAGTAAATCAggacaaactattttataagtacatgtTATAATTTAGTAGTGTGaaccgatttttgtcccagtgataatgggacgatagctgcattTAAAAAATCGGTTTTGGTCTCATttcgaagagctccagccgtagatgtgcaaaaaaaaagaagattcttaattcaaatttactaaattgtaacaattaacaaataattaattttagagagcggaataaACTGGACcataaaaaacgtaaacaaaattaaaataaattgatatagacAAACTCCAATTGTAacaactaatgtatactatttgacattaataattcaatttcgcCAAATGGAGATGattgacttgcagtttacaattaaatgaaatcaaaacaaaacctaaaaaatcttttgaataaacacgGAGTTTTGCAGGTGACctactattataaatgttaatgacCAATCTAaagaataacaattttattataaattatgtcataTAGATACTCGtgtatctatatgtatatataataacaataattaaaaatatcactaCACTcactttattataaactttcattaaaattaccCAGTTAAAAGAGTTTTGAGCCAAACTTTGGATCTACTCAAAAATTATTCTAACACCAAGCATCAAtactctgtattattattatcctcTTTGAAGAGTGAACTAATGCAATACagaaatattacaattcaaACCATTGACATGAGCCAGTGTAAGAATTGTTTTAAACTTCTTGTAATGCCATTGGGTATGGGTTAAAATGACCACATACCACAAAGTCCTCATATAACATCTGTTTGGCCAATTTCAGAACTAGAGTTAATTACTAGCTACTTAAAGTGAAAGGTAAGTAACAGTCTGAATGTTTCGTTTTGGTCATAGGTCCCCTTTTCCATAGAGATTTAGAGCTTGTTCTACTCTATACCATCATACAGCTAATGACTAGAGCTTGTTCTACCGgtgtgaaaataaatacatgtgtGATATTATGAAATGTTTGTCACAacttttccttcaccgccaatcATGAGaatcaaaaattaagtaaataaaactcaGCATAGTTGCTCTAGTTTAAATCAGTAATCTTTAGTTAAGATTCATCTGTAACTAATTTAACATAAGCTCTGAACCATATCAGCTCacaactaatataatttttttaattgaattgatttcATATCAttctaatatatctatataaatctaatataataaaaatattttatattaaataacatgtgTATTTTTTCTGAATAACCATTTCATTATAGACATCATACAGCTAATGACTATATTGTTGTTTTACCAAAAACAGAGTCTGAGCACATCAATTACAATGTGTGGGCTTaatatattcacaaaaataCAGACTGATGTTATAtcgatttaaaatgtaataacatgAGGTAGAAAAAAAGACTaagttatttcttattaatataaaattctttaagcaatcataataaattgttatttatttcaaaactttattttttatttatcctatttattattactaatttatgacacatttataaattatggtcATATCtgaatgtcaatattatttgtttttaaaagtattacactTAATAAGATGGTAAGATTGTTACAATCCAACCATTATTTAGAGGACAAAAAGAACTTCAAACCCATACCAAGAAAATCCAAATAtgaccattttattattttcacaagTACAGCTCACGTATGAAATGAAGGCAAatagtaacaaatataatacagaatgaagttgcatttttcatttattttttgtaaaatgtttttatttttataaaattatatatctcaatgtaatacaatatttatttcgccacttatctaaaattattataaaatttaataaattttgctaTACTTACATGTGTGCGAATTCTGGAAGTATAGTTATTGTTTATAGGAGATTCAGTGCTGCTCAATGAGCTATCAGTGTGTGGGTACTTCTGATGGTACATGTATTTTATGCAATGTGTCACAGTTACCCAGGATGCAAATACAGTAGTTGTGACACAAAGGCCATAGtacatctgaaaaaaatacacaatcaAAGAAGATACCCTAGTAATGCACACATTACATATAGAATActgattatgaaattatattcttaatatgttaataacatttacaatattataattttattgaacctATTTACCTTCTTGGCCACTTTTGAGCAGCATGAACGCGGGCATTTTTTATCGCGTAATTGGCGCTCTTCATCTTGACTACTTCCTGCGGATTCGCTATAGGCTTGCTGTAATGAAGGCTGTGTTGTGAGCGGAGGAGCTGAAGATACAGAAGTTTGCGGGGTAAGCGGCGCTCGAGGACTAAGTGGTGTGGGGGGACCATTTGGACGTTCGCGCTCACCATCACCACTCTGCACGCTTTCCGCTACCTCTTCGCTAGTTATTATAACAGAAGGTGTGCGTACTCTCTTCGGATTGAAAATGGTAGGCACGTCCCCATCCCTAGCCATATTTCTTAAAACCTGactatgtaaacatttttacaaatatgtttttttactcCAACAGTACGTGGATTCACTAAATTCAATTTACAGCGTAACCATTTCGGTGCGTATAAACTCGACCATTTCTATTTCTCCTCCAcatttcgtatttaaataaaataaacatttatcaacACATTGCATGACAATATTATTACGAGAAAAAGACGTCTCTTATCAACTGAGTCtctgaaatacaaatattttccgACCATTTTCCACTTTTCCCCACCTATTCATATCTTACACTAGAACGTAGACGttgaaaagaaaatgttatatatacgaTAGGTTTCCAATACgccatttaagattttattgaaattgagtTAAAGACTATGATTGAATAATCATGAAGTTTTGACTTTTTGACTAATGTCTTTAGCACTTCCCAACATTTCAATAGGTAatactagaatattttttaaagattttgtttaaactaataaataaacattattaatatcaatgaaTTCTATCTAAAACTTAATAAGGGGTAGAAATATGTCAATATTCtaataatgttttacattttttaactttttatgtaCTGGTGTATAATaactaacaaaattatttaaaggaattttgtaaaaatattttatggagtattaaaagttaatagattactttaattatttattatattttcttggcCTACAAGTTCATTGAACTAAAGTAAATTTGACTAATTATTAAGATcccagacaaaaataaaaacagaatattgtctatgggcaacATATTGCATTTTTTAACGCAGATGGCAGCACAAAAAAGTTCAGAATTGAATCGCCAGAGGGAGATAATTGGTTAGCCTACTTGAAGCATCCGGGAACCTCGCCATAGTAGTAGACATGGCGGGTATCAGCCTGACTAAATGacgaaataaatttgtttgcTAATATAAGAACGTGTTAATTTCGTAGAACAAGTGTTGATACTAAAAGACTAATTAAGTTATATTGGATTAGGATAAAAATGCAGAATGTCGGACAGTCTGAAAACCGAAATATCGATAAGGTGAATGTGCAACTTGATGTGGTAAAATCGTCCACTCCTCAGAGTTCGGCTTCGAGTCCGGCCAAATCTGAAACCGAAACGTATTCAGGAGCACCTGCCAAATACATGACAGACTCTTCGGAAAGCGAGGATGACTCTGTGTCTGAGGTAAAACGTGTTTTGTTTTCGACAGAGGCGGTGGCAGTAGTAAAGGATTGTGATTATCTGTACCGCTAAATGCTGCAAGGGACATCTTGTACGTGACTGACCATTCAGTttctttttgtaacaaaattgcTTTTCCATTAATTGTATATGCCTATAAACGTGCGAAGCGcgttacaaagaaaaaattttACATTCTCGTTACGGTACAAGTTGCTTGCCAAATATTCCGTAAAACGTCAGAAAGTCATAGGTACATACGTCCTACTGAGTAAtgcatgaaattatttatgCCACTCGCTCCTAGACGATACTCAATTGATTCTTTGTAATTCGACGAAACGGGCAAAATCGCCGTAAGATAGTTTTCATTGTCTATTTGTGTTTTGGATGAGGCTCGATCTACGGTGGCCATGTTTCCGAAATCACATGCATAATAGTCAATGCGAAGTGCTGGATATTGTTTTCGTGACGTTATTTCAATATGATTgagtgaattatataatttttgtgtgAAATAGTTACAAATATCGTAAACGATGTTGTGTTTTGTGTCGTCACGCGTACACGAGTATTTCACTGTGGCCGCTACGATTCGCGCAAAAATGTTGGTTACTGGTGAATTACAAGGACCATTTTCACTAACAATTAGCTATAAGCTCGTCCGCAAGCACCACATACGCGGTATATCTCACATTTTTCTCATTGGTGTTATAGATCTTGCTGGCTTGTCTGTGCCTTAGCAGGCCagacctgttggtaagtggaaGACCACATTGGGTGCAGAATAAATGCTTCACCAACACCAATAGCTGTTGCAGTTTGAGTGGCTCTTAACTTTAACCAGCATAATGTGTGTGCAATGGACAAATTCCAATTccatataatgttttgttttaatactgAATGGTCCTTGTGATTCTAACAATTTACatgtatttgtgtttatttctgCTTCATTTTTAGTGCTTGTCTTGCCTTTGATGTTCTAACCTATTTTTATGTCTAAACTTATATGTAATGTCAGCTGATGTTATTAGAATCAGAGCAGAGAGACTAAAATAAGACTAACCTATAAGCAGGATTTATGACTGTAAATATTTCCAAACAAAGAATAGCCAtcagaaacaaaaaaacatttgcataatattcatgtttgtttataatattaataaggaatGAAGTGTGTGAATTTGTTTTGTTAGAGTAATTGTTGACATTGTAACTAATTTGTTATTTCACctaactaaaatatttgttttagactaatactaatttgtaaatattaatacacataaatatatcctcaaatattatatatatcatattaattttatccagGCGGAGATGGAAGAAGAAGGAGGTAGTGCAGAGTCATCTAAGTTCCTACTATCCCATGATGACCCCGAACGGGCCGTTGACCCAGAAATGCAAGCTCGTCTAGAGACCCTCCTTGAAGTAGCTGGTAAGTTAGCTCTTGACTATATTCTTAAACTACTATCTTATGTGATAAGATAAGCTTATTGTAGTCAATTATCTGGCGCCACAAAATATATCACCATAACAATAGCCTCCTTCATGATGTTATATAGAATGACCTTTGCAAAAGTACAAATACAATAGCCTGAAAAGGTTTACTTTCATGctgtttatgaaataaatataaattgaaagataaatttatgttgTTGTCATTGTTTTATATGTGTTGTGTCCCTATATTGCACACAATACAAgaatacaaacatattttatttataaaatcaggaTAACCCATTATCTTAACTAAATGTGAAGAAATTCAGTgtcaataacataatatacacaaattatatttaaaacttttagttAATGGGTACATGGTACATAATAATTGGTTTCATATTTGACGTGTAGTGACATCAGacaataatttagtatttttgttactACTACAATAATCCAAAGCATAAGCAATGTACCTGACATTTCAAATAATCTAAGATCATTCTTATATTCAAAAGATATATTTCTCCAGTTTTATGAAGAGTTTCATGAAACTATATCATAAATCAATGAATTTTCAAATGTACATccatattaagaaaataattagcataaagattattttgaaataaacaaatctgtttttaaaaattagataaatttaaagttgagACAACCTTGCTCTgtgaaatagatttttaactCCAGTGCTGCTACAATTAACTGCTTTAGAAATAGGATgtcaatataaacattattcacATTGAAATTCATcctttgtttttcttatatcaTATCTGTCATCCCAGAATTCTATTCTTGTATCTAtggtatctattattattattataaaggagtataaaataataatttccctatttaattaaaaaatatatattttgcttcAAAAAGTTGTAATGAAATAAtggtaaacaaataaaaaatgcataaaatataccttaaaatatggaATGCATgcaatattaaacttttaaaagttAAGATGCTATCTCTTTATATatactgtttaaaattatattgtatttttgtaagCAATAGAGTATAGATATTATTCTTAGTAGACCAACTAAAGAATTCATTGATTAAAACATGTTAAAATGTATCTATAAAGAAACACTTTAACATTACACATCTTTTTTCAATGTTTCATATAAGATATTAAAGCAAAAGTTCATGTCACCGATGAAATCacattatttgatatttgtgtagaaattttgcatacaaatgaatatttcaCCAAACTTGCATtccatttctaaatataaaatgtaatatttacattcttatcatagatttaaaattttatcatttttatatttaaggaaaatgaaaaacatactACTTTAATGTAGatcattttacttaaatctaaattgtattatatgaaaatatctattttatatgatCAAATTAATACTTTCCTCGCAAGTTATATTAACTACACTTAAGCTTCTTAACATACTGCATAGCTTATGGATgttccaaaattttaaatatatagaactttaattatcatttacatCTCAAGACTTACATTGTAAAATTTAGTGTAGCACAGattgaatatgatttttttcttttttttactgttaattatatatgtcaATGACCAAAACCTTTTAATCctaaagaataattaatctGTGTATATGTATGCAACTTTAACCATTAGAATATTGCAGAGGTTATAATGTCAGTACAATTAAGAAGGCTATTAGTAATAGTAGTAGTCTATACACTCCTAAACGAAATAATTCGTGATccaatgttgaaaaaaaaattaatgaacttgattaaattaattttaatactcgTTTAAGTTTGGAATGTGACATGTACGGTGCAACGTCACTTCTAAGCAGAAATGTGGAGTGCAAACAGTTGACGCCTATGTATTGGTATAAGTTaagagatttttgttttttaatgttatcacaATGAATAGTCGTGGCTTAAACCGAATCGCGctctcttaaaataattatcataagaCCGCTGATTAATGTATTAGATCTATAATTACCTATCTAATCTGaatctaaaatatatgtatttcatAAGAAACCACAAAAttacgtttataataaattatattaaactattaacGTTAAAATAATGATACGGCGCACTtcccaaaataattattatctttatatgaaACAGTAAACACAAACAAGATTTTGGACATAATTCCATTATCGTTATCACTTATAATTTGGACCGCTACCCTCTCCGTACGAAATGATGAGCGGTGGGCGCCTGCATAGGTTCGGCTTTACGCGACCCGAGCCACGACGCGCCTGCCAGATGTTCGGTTGCCGCATCGCGCCTATCACTGAGTAAACaacgcgatttttttttttttgtaacatggCTCGTATCATTCGAGCGTAATTGTACTATGATAAATTTAGTGCGTGTCAATACGCCCGCATGAAGTAAAAGCGTAAAAAATAACGTCACACAATGGTCAAGCTAcaatgatttcaatttattgaaGAAGTCGTCGTTAATCGTATTACACGTATTTTATTATGCGACCATGATTgaactatattttaaagattcatAGACATTATTGAGATTGATAAAAGATTTCGTCACAAACAATCAGCTTGCACTATTTTAATTGAGTGcgactttttttatgaatacaattGGAACATAAATTGTCTTTGTGAAATAGTGTATTgaccttttgttttttttattcgcaTTGAACAAAACAAATCTAGTTTGTGGTGGTGCCTATTTTCTTTCTCGCTAGTTAAGTTTTGTCAACCTATCAATTCAgaacattcaattaaaaaaaaactgattttaataacttttcgtaaattgtgttttattatagtttttgaatattatagattaaacgATAGTTTCTATATCGTCGGATGATTGCTTTAAATGAATTCCTAGTTACTACGCAGATAGAGTAATGATTatcaagaaaatatttgattagcAGTAATTTGAAAAGTCATTGTTTGAACAATGATAGCGTACCTCATGCCTTGACCTTTTTATGCACTTGCGAACGCTACGCTTGCCTACATATTTACTGAAATCGATCGTTAATCTACACATTATTCAGGACGTTCCATACCCTGTAAGAACCATTGCACATAatagataaatacataatagAAGTATATAAAGCGGGTATGGGTATTTTGTTTTtcgtgtataatattttagacaTATGTATGCGTTTGATAGGGAGTTAAGTGCTGTACTTAAATATCTGAATACAATGGCAGCTCAATATAATGTTgaacactaaaaatatataaagtacctCGAAGTAAGTAAACAACGCtaaggaatttttttttttattatatttacctttTATAATGTTCCAGATATTTTTTGGGTTTTGCCAGTAGTATAGTCTTAGGCCttcttaataataacaaaccAATGAACacagcaaaataatttaatttagcgaATTAGTGACgagcacaattttttttttatcaggtCTTCTGTACCAAATTGTCTGTCAGGTATCTTcgaaggtaaaaaaataaacacaaagcTAACACAAAGTATCGATCGCAATAGTTTTAAATGTCTGAAATTGGAGTAAATTATTCATAAGAGTAGTATATAAGTGTCCTTCATTGGCCATTGTATTAACAATGAAAGCGAATAAACGATAACGTTTCTTTTAGAcgcatttcaaatattatataacacgtAATTGCCCTTAAAGGACCCCACAGATTAAAGACTTAACTTAAAATCATTGCTTATATGTACATTCCCGCATAGAGTAACTatgctaattaaaattaaatcaatttaatcgaAAGTCTTTAGTCTGCGATGGCTCTAAGCGTTAATTcgcagaaatatttatatatgttcgTATTCAATATGTACCTTATTTCAACGTTGTAAGGGTtaattaacgaaataattaaaagcaatatattatactgttaaataccaatatttacataaatgcatgtctcttttatatattttatacgagaAACTTGTTAGTAACGCATCGTATTGATTGgagttacaattttaaatacttaatttcgattatttaaataaagtttgtatTATCAAAAACGTATGGTTTCATATTcgtcattgttttattataatattcacttaTAAGTTCTTCGTTATTCCGGTTGAACAGATTCGAATTCTGTTTTGGATCAGTAAAAGttattacgtttatttaacTAGTAATACTCACTAGCAGTCCGGAGTTGGAAAGTGGTCAGtgttgcttaaataaataaataaataaaagaacacgTAAATACGTTATGTTCACTTAGAAC encodes:
- the LOC125067233 gene encoding putative thiamine transporter SLC35F3, yielding MARDGDVPTIFNPKRVRTPSVIITSEEVAESVQSGDGERERPNGPPTPLSPRAPLTPQTSVSSAPPLTTQPSLQQAYSESAGSSQDEERQLRDKKCPRSCCSKVAKKMYYGLCVTTTVFASWVTVTHCIKYMYHQKYPHTDSSLSSTESPINNNYTSRIRTHHYYNAPFFTAWFCTNWLIFFYPLYLIIMLIHNKCKSANAIVADAFTDFKEKGFTFARFLSRCGLFCLLWVVTIYMYTYALKILLSTDVVALFATNVSCVYLLSWVILHEQFVGVRIVAAILCDTGIALLAYMDGITGSSTLGGVVLAACAAAGFAIFKVLFRKVMGDVSTGQRALFFSILGVVNATLLWPVCLALYLTGSEQLPAHRMPWLPLLLASVALLVFHLVFQFGNLMTYNIFVSLGLITAVPVSAALDVVLYGVEFEGMKLAGIILIAVGFFLVMFPDNWPDYIMRLLRWSRRRQRGADGAGRSRDAVDYRTGYIRSHLRSPSGRVR